The DNA region AACAACCGAGTGATGGAGAGCAAGAAACGGGAACTCTTCAGCCAGATAAATGGGCTGGCAGGTACCTCAGGGAAGGTGGCCCTGCTGGAGTTGGGCTGCGGCACCGGTGCCAACTTCTGCTTCTACCCAGCTGGCTGTAAGATTACCTGCCTGGACCCCAATCCTCACTTCGAGAAGTTCCTGACAAAGAGCATGGCCGAGAACAGGCATCTCGAGTATGAACGGTTTGTGGTGGCTTTCGGAGAGGACATGAGACAGCTGGCCGATGGCTCCATGGACGCAGTGGTCAGCACCTTGGTACTGTGCTCAGTGGAGAGTCCAAAGAGAGTCCTGCAGGAAGTTCGGAGAGTTCTGAGGCCGGTGAGCAGAAAGGGAAGGATCTGGGCATGGAGCAGCAATGTAGCATCAGCCACCCCAGTGTCCAGGGCACCCAGGATGGTGTATCGCATGTACTAGAGCATGAGTCACCCATCCCCAACTGCTTTTGATCAGGAGATATGATCAGGGCCTGGATGGAGCACGATAGGAAGCACACAGCAGAGCCACCGAACAAAGTGGGGGAAGATCAGTGAAGGACATCTAGGGACATGGTGTTTAAATTGAGACCTGAGGGATTAAGCAGGGGGTGAAGAGAGTGTGGGGAACAAAAGCGTGTTCTAGGTAAAGATGTTAGGAGACATGGAATCCATAacaggacttccatggtggctcagatggtaaagaatctaccggcCTACCAGAAGATCTGAggtcgatctctgggtcaggaagatcccctggagaagggaatggctacccacccaggtattcttgcctggagaattccatagacagaggagcctggcaggcttcagtccatgaggccacaaaaagtcggacacgactgagcaactaacacacagaatCCGTAAGATTGGGAGCTGGACTTGGAGAGGAAGGAGTTTAGGATGGTTTCCAGGTTTCTGGCATAAACGACTAGTGGGGGGAGTGAAGGAGGGTAGAGGGAGGTGCCATCTGCAAGAAAGGAGAAACCTGTTCTGGACTTATGAGGTCTGAGGTGCTATGGAGACAGCCAGGCAAGAGACACAGAGGCAGCTGGATGTCTAGATCTATAGGTCAGCAAAAGATGTAGCCTGGAGATTTAGATTTGGAAGTCATCAGCTTGTAGCTGGTAAATTCCAAGCATAGGGGTGAGATCACCGAGGGAGGGTATAGTGAGAAGGAAAGAGCTGGAGAAGCTCTTGCTTAATAAGGAGCCCAAGTACAAGGTGTCCCTGGGATGCTGGCTGAGATGTCCGGAATGCAGGCATCTGGGTCTCTGGGAGGGCTCTGGGGGAGCATCTTTGTATCATCCAGTGAGGTCTGTGCCCCTGGTTCTCCACCTCCCCATCTGTCTGCCCACAGCTAAGCTGTCCTTCTGGTCATCATTTAAAGATCTCTCACCAGGCAACCCCCTGGGTCACCGGAGGCTTTTCACATTGGCTTCGAGTAGACTGGTAGGAGTCAGGGGATGCAGAGAAAGTAAAGAGCAGGATGCTCTCTGCTCCCTAAACTCGCAGACTGGCACCTCCCACTCCACCAGGAGGCTCTGATCGGGCTTGGTCAGCGGGATGGCATGAGGTCAGAGGAAGGTTGCAGAGTGGAGCAGGTAGGTGACGCGCTCTCTTCTCTCACAGGGAGGAGTGTTCTTTTTCTGGGAGCATATGGCGGAGCCGCGTGGAAGCTGGGCCTTCTTGTGGCAGCAAGTTTTAGAGCCCACCTGGAAGCACATTGGGGATGGCTGCCACCTCACCAGAGAGACCTGGAGAGATCTGGAGAATGCCCAGTTCTCTGAACTCCAAGTGGAACAACACCCCCCTCCCATCAAGTGGTTACCTGTAGGGCCCCACATCATGGGAAAGGCGGTGAAATAAGCCTTCCCCAAATCCTGCCTCTAGTCGGTCAGTCAGACGATCCCACCTACCCAAGTCTCCCTTCTCCTAAGAGGGATCCAGGAAGACAGAAACCATCCCTCGCCACCCCCATCTCTCCTTTCCCCATGTCTGCTGGGGGGACATCTAACTTCAACCCTTCTTCAGTGAAAAAGCTCTATTCCCATCCTTACCACAGGAAGAAGAGAGTTATACTCTGTCATCTCCTCAACTGCAAAGTCATGCACTGGGTCTCCCAATTTTTTCCCACCCACCCCTAGGACACCTCCCCATCCCTTTCCCATGTTCCCCCTCCCCTGCTTCTAAGACCACACCCAAGTGCCCCCTGGATGTGATCACAAAAGTCACCAAAGTCCCTGCCAGGCCCCTTcgccccctcccaccaccacctgaGCTGTGGGGATGCAGACAGAACAGGCCTCTCTGGAGACCCTGGGCATGAGGAAGCAAGACTCAGCATAAAAGACAGAGGTTGTgtcctcaaatattttttaataaatagacaAAATCCACTATATTGATGCAGCAAACTAAGGTCAGAGGAGAGGGGAAGCTAGGGAGGGAAGAGCCCCTGAGTCAGCAATGtaacctcctccccaccctctgggCTTAAGGCACTTTCGGGAGACAGGTCCTTGGGGTCCCATTATACAGACTGAGTGGGAAAGGGAGGGGCTAGGGTCCCTTCTCCCCACTTTTGAATCAGGACACCGCTGCCCTTCTCACCCTCCCCCACGACCCATCCCTGATTTACACCCTTTCATCTCACAGCATCATAAGGGGAAGTTTGGCAGGGGGGTGGTCCTCATGGGGGACAGAGATCTGTGCCCCAGAGGAAAGAGATCCTGCCAAATCTGGATGGGACACCAGTAACCCATTCTACCCTCGTCATCCCCAGGAGCCATATCTGGGGAAGGGGTGCAAGGGGCCTATGGGCCAGGCCAGGTGGAGAAGGCTAggctgtgcctggcactgtgtgCCCATCAGAGCCCAGCTCTGGGTGCCCATCCCCAGCCAAGATAGGGTGGGCGTCTGGGCCCTCCCTCCGGGGGCTGCCCCAGTTGTTCCTCAGGATGGTACCCGTCTTCTCCTCCTTGAACTGCTGCCGGTCTTCCCGCGGGATCTTCACCGCATGGTACTGGGGTACGGTGGCTTCGGGGTACCGCGCTCGCTTGAAGAATCCCATCTGGAAGAACAGCAGGCCAGACATGAGGAGCCTGTGGGGCACAGCCCTGGAGCACAGGCCCGGCACAGCCCAGTTGCTGTCCCACCATCCCTGGGACAGAAAGAACCAACAGCAGCCTGTGCCAGAAGCAGCCCACACAGGTGCCAACCATCATGGCTGGGTTCCCCCGGTCCTCATGCACAGCAAGAGAAAGACCAGGAAGGGCCTGAGCTGCAGGACCGAGGACGTCTCCCTTGGCGCCTGAAAGAGGGGTTGAAGGTAGAACTTCAGGACCGCTGTCCCAAAGATTTCAACACCCCTAAGCTTTTTAAGAGATGCAACAGCATCCCTGAGAACACAAACAAGATCTAAGGGAAAATATGGCTTCCTAGACTCCTGCGAATTCCAGAATGATTCTTCTCAAGCCTCATACACACAATGCCTGCCTACTGGGCAGCATCTCCCTTAGGGTGGGCCCTCTCCTCTATGGCCCCTCCCTAAGTCATGAGCATGCTGGCCCTTACATACCAAGATGGAAGTGTGCCCCTTGCACACTCACACTCAAGACTTCCTAGGACTCCAACATGCTGGACTGCATGGCATCTCCTTGCACTTGTGTCTCTGCACTCTCATGCCCAAAAAAGGCATGCAGGGCACCTCCCAGCACTCCCCACATGCTCACACTCCAGGAGCCCACCCAACCCTTTCACATGCCTCAGGCTGGGTTATGCTCACCCTTATAACCTCACCCTAACAGTTACCTCCCACCCCAGTTCCTGGAACTCACACCACCCTCATGCAATCTCCTTTCTTCGCTTTGCATATTCCTGAATGCTGGGAACTCGACTTACACTCACATACGTACTCCCTGACACATACAAATCTggacacacacatgctcacacccAACAATTACCCCACAGTCCCTGGACCCCAGCTTCCACAGCTGAGGGCTGCACAGCCAGCCGGGCCCGGTGATAGTTGGTGGGAAAAGATGAGCTCTGGCTGCTCCGACGGAAGAAGCCACACTGGGATAtaagggaggaggggagcagaggaggTGGAGGATGGGAAGGCTAAGGAAGGATGGTGGCCCCTATCTCTGCTTTGTCCCCCTTCCATGGGAGTGAGAAGGAGAGATCTTGGATCCAGTTTCTCAAGGGCCTCAATCTCCCTGAAGAATGGCAAGGTTCCCAACAGTCTGGATACCCAGAGGCCTGATGATACACATTTGCCAGAGGCTGTGCCTGGTCTGTGACTggtcctggggagggaggcagctCTCCGGAGGGCCCCCAGGGCATTTGTGGTTCCACATGGCTCAGATGTGGCATGTGGTTCAGGGGATGGCCGCTGATAATGGACGTGATTCTCAGTActaacatatacatgtgtgtgctctTATGTGGAGCCCCGGATGCACACATGATTCTGGCTACACTCTGATCAAGAATGGTTCCATGTAAAGCCTGGTATGTGGCGGCTCAGAGTTCAGTCCTGGAGACAGTTCCCTGGAGGCAGTTCTCCACATTGGTTGGCTTTCTTGAGCCTGGCTTTCTTCCCAGCCTTAGCCACCATGCTCTAGTTAAATCAGACCACACTTCCCTGCCTTCATGACTTTCCCCTCCCATGGTCCTTTTGAAAGGCCCAGACCCACATTCCATTCCCCACATCCAGATCCTACTACCCCACCTTCTAAGGCCCTTCCAGGGCCACCTGCTCTCAAGCTTTCCCTCCCCTGAATTCCCACTGTGCTTTCTTGACTCAGTCCGCTACCTCGTCCTGGACAACAAGGCTCCCCTCCCTGGCTAGACTACAAAAGCCCTGAGAACAAGATCCACATCTGACTTATCCCCGAAACATCCAGGGCCTGATAGAGATGTTGGCACACGTGGGTAAGTGCTCAACACagatttgctgaataaatggGACAGTGGGTACAAGAGCCACACCACAGCCTGACAGGAGAGCCCCGCCACCAGTGGCACCACCCTCCCCAAGCCTCACCTTCCACATGAGCAGCACCAGCAGCGCCAATACCAGCAGCCCGGCTAGTACAGCCAACAGGATGACCCACCAGGGGACTCCTTCTGCTGCCACAGCCGCGGGGTCCAGGTACACCATCACCGGGatctggggagggaggggcgaAGGGCGCAAGGGCTGGAGCAACTGGAGAGACAAGTTCCCCTGGCCGCACTGCCCCATGAGCCTTGCGCCAGGCAGCTCACCACCGTGGAAGCATCTCTGAGCAGCAAGTTCTTGATGGAGGATTTCACAGTGATGTTGGCTCGAACAATCACTTCCAGAGACTTCACAGCTGAGTACTCCTAAGGGAGCAGGGAAGGAGAACCTCCTCCTAATGCCTCCACCTCCCCCCAGCTCCTGAAGCTGTAAATGGAATGGCGCCCAACACAGAGAGTGTTTCTGCCTGCCTTGGGTTGAGAGCATGCTGCCTTTGGaccagaaggaaggagaaggacaAGTGGGTCCCAGAGGGGCTACTGGGGAAGAGAAGCTCAGCTGTGCTCACCTCCAGGAAGGTGCTGTTCCAGAGGCGGCCCCAGACGTGCAGCACAGCTGCGCGGTCAAAGCTGTAGAGAGGGCAGCTGAACACCACGCAGTTGGCCGTGCCCCGGGCGCAGTCCTGAGGACCAGAACAGGCAGGGCTCTGAGCTGCTTGGCCCCGCCCCACCAAGCTGCCCAGGGCCCAGCAACCCTCACAGATGTGGTCACCCAGACACAGTCTGCTCAGAGCCTCCCCTCCATCCCTCTAGGAGCCCCCCTTTACCCCAGCTCTTCAGCATCTctcctgttttcctttcctgaCTTTAAACTctcctcctccaagaagtcttccCAAACTAACCCTGTGGTCTAGAATAGCAGCCTACCCCAAATCTGGGCTATTTGGCTTTGAAAATGcatggggagcagggaggagacCTCTTgacagcagcaggcaggcagagtAGCTTCCCCAGTAGATGCATATGTTACCTAATGATGatctcatttattgagcacctactatctgCAAGGTACTTATCTCATTTAAATTCACAACTGTCCTGCAATGCGCAgattattatcatccccatttttcaAACTAGGAAATTAAAGTTTAAAGAATCCAGTGACCAGtctcaggtcacacagctagcaaagcTGGTGGAGCAGATACTTGAACCCAGGTCCAGAGTGGGCAAAGTTGCACTCCTCCGCAAAGCCCAAACTCACTGAAGGAAGATGTGGCTGCCCCAGGAGCTGCTAAGGGGACAGGGGACTGAGACACTGCTCCTTCCAGGTCTGACCTAAATCTATTTGGTCCAATCTCACCTAATGAACCATCTGCCTAAAAACTAATGTTCTATTCATCACACTTCCCATACAGAAGAATGGCTCTGAGAGTGTTTGAATTCTCTGCGTCATCCCGTATTTTGCCACTGTAGAATAATTCAAGAATCCTTTGTCAATTTGTCTAAAAGTCATTTTAAGTAAAAGAAtccatttcaaaatgtttttaagatttttttttttgatgtggaccacttttgAAGTCTTcgctgaatttgttacaatattgtttctgctttatattttggttttttggccaagaggcatgtgggatcttagaccagtgattgaacccgcacctccttcattggaaggcaaagaacccctggactgccagggaagtcccccatttcAAAGTATTTATCAAGAAGGGtggccttgggacttccctggtggtccagtggttaagactccatgcttcccatgcaggggacgtgagttcgatccctggttgggaaactaagatctcacatgccacagggcaccagaaaaaagataaaaggtaGCCTTTCAGTAGAAATCAGGTACCTGGAGAAAGCAAGACTATCCATGTAACAAGGAAACAGCAATTACACGAGCTCATACTACCCCCtgggggcttctttggtggctcaggaaataaagaatccacttgcaatgcaggagactcgagttcgatcactgggtctggaagatcctttggagaagagaatggcaacccactccagtattcttgcctggagaatcccttggacagaggagtctggcggactatcgtccatgtgatcacaaagaatcggacatgactgaacgactaagcacaatCATACTATCCTTGTGAAGCTTCCTGCCATGCTTTCAAGGGGGCCAGGGAAGCTAAGGGCCCCCAGGAAGGATGGACTGTGGCAGGGGAACTTTCACCCAGACAGATACCACCAGAGTTGCCCAAATGCTGCCCTCCCCCTGCAAAGGtctcttttgcctgtttttgccTCTATTGCCCATCCTTCCGTATGTAGGAGTCACCTTTTTGCCACCAAGCCAAGCACCGCCCTGATctgtcccccgcccccacccccaactctcaCTGCCAGCGCCATCCTAGAACGGACAGCACAGAGCCTGCGCTAACCTGCTCAGTGAGTCCATTCGGGAACATAACTACGTGAAACAAGTACAAAAAGGGGAGGCCAAACtgcttgaaaagaaaaaacttaatgaATCACATAAATATACTATCAAGTTAATtattagaacttttaaaaacctttttgacATGGTGTTTTTAACATGGTGAAAACCATGTCAAATTTCCTTATGCAAACTGACTTTTTGTCCTAAAAGAATTCAAAAGAACTACAAAGAGACCTTAGAGGTGGCTAAAACCATCCCACCCCCTCTAAAATGTGACCTTCCATTTAGGCAGGGAGAATCATCTGCACAGGGAAACAGCTGTAGCTAAGTGCCCTGGTCTCTAGTGAACGGGTGTTGGGGAAGCTGGGGCGGCGGCTGCCCCCTAGGTGAGACGTGTCCAATCAACTTGCCCCAGGTGCCTGACCATCACACCTCGCCACAGGCCACCTCCACCCTGAAGCTCCACGCCCTCCCCTTTGCCCCCACCCTCTGTCATACCACCTCCCCTCGCCCACCATCCTGGCTGTACTGCGTTTGCCCTGTCCTCACCAGGgtgatgtttttcttcttctcagcAGAGGACACTGGCCACCAGGACGTGCTGGGCTCCGGCTGCTCTTGAGGTTCCTGCGACTCCGGAGGC from Bos mutus isolate GX-2022 chromosome 5, NWIPB_WYAK_1.1, whole genome shotgun sequence includes:
- the TMT1B gene encoding thiol S-methyltransferase TMT1B, which translates into the protein MDALVRLLQLLVFLLTLPLHLMALLGFWEPLCKTYFPYLMAVLTVKNNRVMESKKRELFSQINGLAGTSGKVALLELGCGTGANFCFYPAGCKITCLDPNPHFEKFLTKSMAENRHLEYERFVVAFGEDMRQLADGSMDAVVSTLVLCSVESPKRVLQEVRRVLRPGGVFFFWEHMAEPRGSWAFLWQQVLEPTWKHIGDGCHLTRETWRDLENAQFSELQVEQHPPPIKWLPVGPHIMGKAVK